A segment of the bacterium genome:
CTCCGGGCCGAGCTCGCGCGCCATGCTCTGGGCCAGCGCCCGCAGGGCGTGCTTGGCGCCGGCGAAGGCGGCGAACTGGGCGCGCCCGCGCAGGCTCGCCGTGGCGCCGGTGAAGAGGATGGTGCCGCGGCCGCGTGGCCCCATGCGGCGCGCCGCCTCGCGGCCGACCAGGAATCCCGACAGGCAGGCCATCTCCCAGACTTTGGTGAAGGTGCGCACCGTCATCTCGCGGATCGGGAACCAGACGTTGGCGCCGATGTTGTGCACCACCACGTCGATCGGCCCGACGTCGCGCTCGACGGCGTCGAAGAGGGCGATGACGTCGTCCTCCCTGCGGGCGTCGACGCCGAAGGCGGTCGCCGCGCCGCCGGCGGCCGTGATCGCCGCGCACAGGGGCGCCAGCTTGTCGCGGTCGCGGCGGACGACGCAGGCGTGGTAGCCGGCGCGGCCGAAGCGGCGGGCGATGGCGCCGCCGAGCCCGTCGCCGGCGCCGGCGATCAGGGCGACGCTCACGCGCGCAGCGCCTCCTCGACGAAATCGAGGCGATCGTTGCCCCAGAACATCTCGTCGCCGACGAAGAAGGTGGGCGCGCCGAAGGCGCCGCGCTCCACCGCCTCGTCGCCGTTCCGCTTCAGCAGCGCCTTCACCGCCGGGTCCCTGGCGCGCTCGAGCAGGCGCGCGGCGTCGAGCCCGGCGTCCTCGATGGCGGCGCGCAAGACCGCTTCGTCGGCGAGATTGCGGCCGTCCACCCAGACGGCGCGGAACATCGCGCGGTGGAAGTCGGCGAATCCCGGCACGTCGAGCGCCGCGACGGCGGCCCGCATCGCGCCCAGGGTGTTGACCGGAAAGTGCGGATTGGGATTGGCGGGCACGCCGTAGCGGCGCGCCCAGCGCTGGATCTCGGTGAACATGTAGCGGCCCTTGTTGGGCACACTGATCGGCGGCGCGTTCTTCGACGCCTGCATGACGCCGCCGAGGAAGAACGGGCGGTAGACGATCTCGGCGCCGGTGCGGTCGCGCAGCGCCGGCAACTGCGTATCGGCGAGATAGGCGAAGGGGCTGACGTAGTCGAAGAAGTATTCGAGGCGGGGCATCGGCGGAATCCTCGCGCTGGGGTGGGAATGGGGTGATCCCGAGGGCTGGCTCACTCGCAGCGCTCGACGCGGCAGAGCGTGTACTTGTGCATCGGACACCCGGTGAACGGATCGCGCTCGTCGCTGGCGGTGATCTCGTTGAGGTTCACGCCGATGGTCTCGAGCTCGCCGGTGCCGTCCTTCGGATAACGGGCGCCGAAACCGTTCGGGACCCAGACGTGGCCGGGCTGCAGGCGTTTGTCGATCGCGGCCGGCAGCTCGAGGGCGCCGCGTTTGGTGACCAGGCGGACGCGATCGCCGCCGGCGATGCCGAGCGCGGCGGCATCGGCGGGGCTGAGGTTGAGGGCGCAGTGCGGCCCGCGCCCCTTGCGCCAGGCCGGGTCGCGCTGAATGGTGTTCGCCGTCCACTGCGTGCGCAGGCCGGCGGCGAGGACGAGCGGGAACCGCGGATCGCGCGGCCGGTCGGTGCGCGCCGCGCGGCCGATCTCGTCCAGCATCGGCGGTGGCGCCAGGCGGATCTTCTTGTCGTCGAAGCCGATGATGTCGGCGAGACCGCGCTCGGGATCGACGCGGCCGATCTCCACCCCCTCGGGATGGACGAGAATGCGGCGGAAGATCTCGTGCGCGACGGCGAACGGGCCGCGCGGGCGCCACTCCTCGCCGAGCGTGCGCAGCAGCGACTCGAGGCGGACGAAGGCATTGGCGTGCACCTGCGCCCACACCGCCGTCAGGGCCGGCGACGGCAGATGCGGGCCGAGTGTGCGATAGCCCCAGAACAGCAGGTGCGCCTGGCTGCCGCCGGCGGCCTGCATGGCGGCGCCGAGATAGGCCGCGGCGCCCTCCGGTTCGAGCGCGCCGGCGGCGAGCGCCGTCAGCTCGGGCGGCGGCGGCGGCACCAGGCGCATGGCCTCGGCGAGGCGGACGTAGATCTCCGGCTCGGGCAGCGCCTCGGGCGGGCCGG
Coding sequences within it:
- a CDS encoding SDR family NAD(P)-dependent oxidoreductase is translated as MSVALIAGAGDGLGGAIARRFGRAGYHACVVRRDRDKLAPLCAAITAAGGAATAFGVDARREDDVIALFDAVERDVGPIDVVVHNIGANVWFPIREMTVRTFTKVWEMACLSGFLVGREAARRMGPRGRGTILFTGATASLRGRAQFAAFAGAKHALRALAQSMARELGPEGIHVAHVVIDGPIDMPWIRERFPDLARSRPADGLLRPDDIAETYFALHQQPRSAWTFEIDLRPWVEPW
- a CDS encoding 2-hydroxychromene-2-carboxylate isomerase, whose translation is MPRLEYFFDYVSPFAYLADTQLPALRDRTGAEIVYRPFFLGGVMQASKNAPPISVPNKGRYMFTEIQRWARRYGVPANPNPHFPVNTLGAMRAAVAALDVPGFADFHRAMFRAVWVDGRNLADEAVLRAAIEDAGLDAARLLERARDPAVKALLKRNGDEAVERGAFGAPTFFVGDEMFWGNDRLDFVEEALRA